One genomic region from Gammaproteobacteria bacterium encodes:
- the bla gene encoding subclass B3 metallo-beta-lactamase, with protein sequence MKIKKIISFLLSFILIFVCVELAQARPESKPFPPFRIAGNLYYVGDHYQADYLIVTSQGNILINSGYEADIPKIKTSVEKLGFKFNATKVLLISHAHADHGGGSALIKKETDAKYMVMDADVPIVESGGKDDFQYGTSTDPDNHYQPTKVDRVLHDGERVKLGSTVLVAHHTGGHTKGCTTWTMRVVEKGKAYNVVIVGGPYVNPGYKLVHNTAYPTIAKDYEHTFKMLKSLPCDIFLGAHGMYFDLEKKYALMKQGKKNSFVDPAGYKKFIALKEQDFRNELVKQKSS encoded by the coding sequence ATGAAAATAAAAAAAATAATCTCTTTCCTCTTATCTTTTATTTTAATATTTGTTTGCGTAGAGCTTGCGCAAGCTCGTCCTGAAAGCAAACCATTCCCTCCTTTTCGTATCGCGGGTAATCTTTATTACGTGGGTGATCATTATCAAGCTGATTATTTAATTGTAACCTCGCAAGGAAATATTCTTATTAATAGTGGTTATGAAGCGGATATTCCAAAGATTAAAACGAGTGTCGAAAAGCTTGGGTTTAAATTTAACGCTACTAAAGTACTTCTGATTAGCCATGCACACGCTGATCATGGTGGGGGCAGTGCTTTAATAAAAAAAGAAACCGACGCAAAATATATGGTGATGGATGCCGATGTACCTATAGTTGAATCAGGCGGTAAAGATGACTTTCAATATGGCACTAGCACTGATCCTGATAATCATTATCAGCCAACGAAAGTAGATCGAGTCTTGCATGATGGTGAACGAGTGAAGCTAGGGAGCACGGTGCTTGTTGCACATCACACGGGTGGTCATACAAAAGGTTGTACAACCTGGACGATGAGGGTGGTCGAGAAAGGTAAAGCGTATAACGTTGTCATAGTAGGTGGCCCGTATGTCAATCCGGGATATAAACTTGTGCATAACACTGCGTACCCGACGATTGCCAAGGATTATGAGCATACGTTTAAAATGTTAAAGTCTTTGCCTTGCGATATTTTTCTTGGTGCACATGGCATGTATTTTGATCTTGAGAAAAAATATGCTCTGATGAAGCAAGGCAAAAAAAATTCA
- a CDS encoding CatB-related O-acetyltransferase — MIKALGPGPDPNQIYPMQPYDKLVFLKNFIKASNIHIGDYTYFDDKRYGPQNFEEYNVLYNYDFSKVKLVIGKFCAIAAETKFIMTGDHKLDAISTYPFPIFQQGWESVYDVANLPVKGDIIIGNDVWLGYDSLIKNGVTIGDGAIIAARAVVVKDVPPYAVVAGNPAKVVKLRFDESTIKRLLNIAWWHWDIQKINQHLPLICSLDVDRLEEVNNQR; from the coding sequence ATGATCAAAGCTCTCGGACCAGGACCTGATCCTAACCAAATTTACCCCATGCAACCCTACGATAAATTAGTTTTCCTAAAAAATTTCATTAAAGCTAGCAATATTCATATTGGTGATTACACCTATTTTGATGATAAGCGTTATGGTCCTCAGAATTTTGAAGAATATAACGTTCTATATAATTACGATTTTTCAAAAGTTAAATTGGTCATTGGAAAATTTTGCGCAATCGCCGCTGAAACAAAATTTATTATGACTGGCGACCATAAGCTGGATGCGATCAGCACCTATCCTTTCCCGATTTTTCAGCAAGGTTGGGAATCAGTTTATGATGTCGCAAATCTGCCGGTGAAAGGAGATATCATCATAGGTAATGATGTTTGGCTTGGTTATGACTCTTTGATAAAAAATGGCGTTACTATCGGTGATGGAGCTATCATTGCGGCTAGAGCGGTTGTAGTAAAGGATGTTCCTCCTTATGCTGTTGTTGCTGGAAACCCTGCCAAAGTTGTTAAGCTGCGTTTCGATGAATCTACGATTAAGCGTTTACTAAACATCGCTTGGTGGCATTGGGATATTCAAAAAATTAATCAACATCTTCCTCTCATATGCAGCTTGGATGTGGATCGCTTGGAAGAAGTTAACAACCAGCGCTAG